In Rhodopirellula bahusiensis, the genomic stretch GCTTGAAGGTCCAGATTCCCCGGCGTCAGAATCGATACCTTCGGAAGAAGTGTCGGAGCCGTTGGATGCGTTCACGGGAGTCATTCAGGCGGAGGAAAAGAAACGGAAATGAGACGACGGATGCCGAGATTGGCCTCGGCAAAGTAACCTAAGACATCATCTGTCCAGACGCACACCCCACACATTTTAGTTGAGACCTCGAATCGTGCAGGAACTCATTCGCGTCATCATTCTGGCTGTCGTGCAAGGGATCGCTGAATTCCTCCCCATCAGCTCGTCAGGGCACTTGGTAATCCTCGGTTCGATGCTGGGCGAACTCGGCGAATCGGTCACGCTCGAAATCATTCTGCACGCCGGAACCCTGGGCTCGATCCTGGTTGTGTTTTGGCAACGGATCTGGGCATTGCTACTCAAGGACCGTCGAGTCATCGGCCTGATGGTGATTGGCACACTTCCCGCCGTTGTGATCGGTCTGACGATCAAGACTCAGTTTCCTGAAATCCTCCGCAGTCCACTGCTCGCGGGAGCGATGCTGATTGTCACCGGTGCAATGTTGATCGTCCTCGGTCGACTCACCCCCAAATCGGGAAAATATGACCGGCTGGGATATGGTGCTGCTTTTCTTATTGGCTGCTTCCAAGCATTTGCCATCTTGCCGGGAATCAGCCGCAGTGGGTCGACCATTTTGGGTGGTCGATTGACGGGGCTGGACCGTGATGACTCCGTGACTTTCTCTTTCCTTCTGGCGATCCCCGCGATTTTGGGTGCGACGGTACTGGCCATCAAGGACCTTCTCGAAGACGGAACCTCCGGCGAAGCTTCGATTTCAACGCTCCTGATCGGAGCCGCGGTCGCATTCGCGGTCGGAATCGTGGCTCTGAAATGGCTGATCCGCTGGAGCCGCGAGGACCGACTGCATTGGTTCGCATACTGGTGCATCCCGGCTGGCTTGCTGGTCGTCCTGCTCCATCTTCGGTGATTGCTAGCGAGCCCTGGGGGGCGACGAGCTAGCGAGAGCGAGGCTAAAACAAGCTATCAACCGGCAACATTGCCAGTTCAGTTTTAGCTATGCTCCAGTACATCGTTTTGGCATTGCGTTGCTCTCTCGCTACCGTCCTTGGTCGAAACTGTTCTGACTAGACCGCCTAGAACCACCCTATGGGGCGGACAGGAGAAAATTCTGGCCCGATTCACTTGCGGATTCGCGCAATTCGGTACAGAGTTTCATTGACGTAGTCGATGTGAAAAACAGCAATAAATTGAACGTCATCAAAGTGATCCACATGCTAGGCTTGACTGGTAGTGATGGGATTATTTGTTTGCCCCCCCGCCCACCCCCACCTCGCTCCCCTAAATTCCATGGCCAAAGCTCAACTGACCGAGAGACAAAGAGAAGTCTATGAGCTTGTTCGGTCCCTGATTCGCGAGCGCGGCTACGGTCCGACGGTACGCGAGATCGGTGAACACTTTGGCATACGTAGTCCGAATGGTGTCATGTGTCACTTACGCGCACTGGAACGCAAAGGGCTGATCACGCGAAAGGCCAACAAGTCGCGAGCGATCGAATTGACGGGCGAAGACGCTCGTTCACCAACGGGACTGCCCATGGCAGGGATCGTTCGCAGCCAGCCGACCGACATCGATGTGAACGCAACTGATGTGGTTGATTTAGGCAAGATTCTCGCGAACGGCGATCGTTTTGTTGTTCAAATATCAGGCGACTCTTTGGCCGGCCGCGGAATTCACGACGGCGACTACATCGTCATCAACAAACAGGACGAGGTCCAAGCCGGCCAACTTGCCGCGATTGAAACCACGCCCGGAAACATCTCGCTGAGATACTGGCATCCAATCAACGGTCACGTCGAGTTACGAAACGGCGACCGGAACTCACCTCCGGTCACGGTCCTAAATCCCAAAGTCGTGGGCGTCGCGGTTGCCACCGTTCGCACCACGCTCTAGCTCACGCTTTGGAACGCGTTCTGCATTGCCATCTCAGGCAAACAAGAGCGAATCCAATCAGTGCGAGCTCATCACGATTTTTGGGTAAGCGGCTCACAAACACCAACGATCTGATTTGCCCGGATTGGCCCCCAAAATCGACTGTCCACCGACACAGGCACGTTGTCGCCCGCCACAAACCACTCGTCCGTCCCCAGCTCCCAACGCGACAACTGGGGTGCCCGCCACGCGATTGAACGCCAAAGACGAAGATCGCGTGCATTTGCGACTGAGCGAGGGTCGAGCCCGACCGCGATCGGTGATTTGGACGAAAGCTCGGGGATGCCTTCCGAATTCAGACCGCTCGCGTCTAGTTCGCTGCCTTTGCGAAATGATGTTGGACCAAATTCGATGAGCGAGCCTATTTCGCTGGGTTGTTCAGGGAGCGTTTGAGAAACAACTCGCGACCCCTGTTCCGTCCAAGAAATCACATGAACGCGTCGGTCGCTTCGTGACTGATTTTTCCCCACGTCAACACCAGCTTGTGGCTGGATCGAAATCGCCAGACCAATGTCATCGACGGGATGAAGCCGGCGATCGATTCCTAGGTTTGCGGGGCAGTCATCGAGCACCCGGCTGACCACGTTGCCGCGATAAACATTGCGGTGCTGGTAGACCAACCAAACGAGTCCGGACTTCGATTTGGTACCCAGCGAAGCCCCCGACCAAATCCCCTCTTGGTCTCGCTGCCAAACATCGTCGACGCAACTCCAACGACTCGGAATGTCCCCCGTCCGCTGCTCATCGATATCGATCGGCAAACGAGGCGAATCGGATAGTGCGACCGGGGCTGCATCTACAAGTAGTCGACCGCTCTCATCCGCGGTCACGACTTGCCCCGGACCGGCAAGGATCCGTTTGACGTGGATTCCATCTTCATGCTTCAGCAACACGAGTGGCTTGTCCCCCGTATCCAATCGCTGCTGAATCCGAGCCAACGATGGCGAAACAACCGTGACAACATCGGGTTCGATCCGCGTTGGCTGGGCGATTGAATCTCCATCGACCGGCGTTCCACAGTGCCAGCATCGAGGCGGAGAAGCACCGCGTTCTCGAACCGCAGCAACTCTTTGCCTGACAGTCTTCCAATGCTCCGCATCCACTCGGATGGGAACCTTGCACGCTGCGCAGATAAACTGAACAGATGGCCCCCAAAGCGTCGGTGCCATCGATGGACCAGCGACCTGGAACGCGGTCTTCGTTTCACGCTGGGTTTCACATCCAGCCGTCCCCACAGCGAACCATCCAGCGCCTGCCAGCATGCTCCGGCGAGAAATTCGCGATCGAAAAATCGCCGCAATGTCGGTCAGAGATGAAATGGACATGAAAACCGGGCACCGGAATGGATTGACCTTGCGATGAACGCCCTCCGAAAGCTAACAGCAAACGGGAACGCACGGACGCGTCCAAAAATGAACGTCATCGGAAACCTATCATGTCACATCATTTCATCGGCCAGGACAACGATCCACCTTTAGCCATTCTGGTGGAAACGCTCGCATCGCCCATGTTGATTGCCCATCCGGCACCCGTTTGCCTCGAGGTGGACATGGACGACACCCTCCGACTGCCCGTCGATCAGGCGTCTTTCTGCCAGTTGATGGAAAGCTTGATCCGCCAGGCCCTGATCGAAATGCCCGAAGGCGGCGAGCTGACAATCACCGGATGCCAGACCAACACCGGCATCGAGATTGAACTCGCCGACACCGGTGCTGAGGTCGAACAACGAGCCTGCAAGTTGCCCATGATTGCGGCAGCATTGTCAGCCGAACTGAACTGGCAAGATTGCCCCCAAGGCGGCAGTGCGGTGACGGTTAAATTCCCCCATTACCAAGCCGCTAAACGTCGAGCTGCTTGAAAATGTTCAATCCAGTCGCTTCGACAACCATCGGTGCACTCGAACAGACGCTGGCGTTCACAGAACGACGCCACGAGCTGTTGGCTGGCAACATTGCCAACCTGAGCACGCCCGATTACCGCAGTCGCGACCTGGATCAAGCACAATTTCAAACCGCATTGGCGGAGTCAATCCGCGATCGCGGAAAGGGCCCATCACCGGCACCGTCCATCACCCAACCGGACTTGAGCGAAGGCCACATCCCACCTTGGGTTCACGATCCGTTCGGCACCGCCATCCGAGGCGGTTCAGTTGGAATGCCCAACCCTTCCAGTGACGAGATGAGTCCGCAGCAGTTGTCTGCACTCAGCCCCTCGCGCACTGCGGAAACCGTCACTCGCGACGACCAATTCAGTGGACCACGCGCCGCAATGGAACAAGTCGTCTTCCACGACAACAGTGACGTTTCTCTGGAACAACAAGTCACTGAAATTGCCAAGAACCAACACATGCACGACCTCGCCGTGACGACGCTCCGCAGCCAGTTTGAACTGTTGCGTGCCGCGATCACTGAACGTGCCTGATACGCCACCCGTTTTCGATTCACCTTCCTCATTGCTTGGAGATCGCCATGATCAGTGCACTCGACATCAGCACCTCCGCGTTGGTCGCTCAACGCACGCGGCTGAATGCAATCTCAGGAAACATCGCCAACATTTCCTCGTTGGTCGACGAGAACGGAAACCCAAGCCCCTACCAAGCTCGGCAAGTCGTTTTTCAAACCGACGAAACGGCCAGTCCCGGTGACGCGGCCGGAGTGAAAGTCTCCGAAGTCATGCTGGATGAATCGGAACCGCTCTACCGCTACCAACCCGATCACCCGTTGGCGATCAACGAAGGCAAGTGGGAAGGCTATGTCGCTCACCCAAACATCGACCTGACAACGCAAATGGTCGACGCACTGGAAAGCACGCGTGCTTACGAAGCCAACGTTGGTGTGATCGAAATCAGCAAGAGCATGAGTCGTCAACGACTCGCGATTTTGGCCTGATCGCACCGGCCTCAACCTGATCGCTCGCGACACGTTCATCCTTCCTTTTTTCCTCGCACCCAACCTTCATGCGTCCCGTTGCTTCCTTCCGACCTCCGCCAACGTTCAGTGCGTTGCAGGGCGGCGCGTCTTCGCAGGCGACCAAGGCAGCAGGCGTCGAACAAAAGGCATCCAACCAAGCGTTTTCGCTGCTTGACCCCAACTCAACTCAGCCCACGTCGAACGATTCGTCGTTCGGTGAAATGGGCAACTTGTTGATGAATCAAGTCAAGGGCGTCAACTCCATGCAAAACCAAGCCGACTCCATGGTTCACTCCATGTTGACCGGCGGCGACGTCAACGAGGCCGAAGTTTTGACCTCGGTTCAAAAAGCTGACTTGGCCTTCCGAATGCTGATGCAGATCCGCAACAAGCTGATGGACGCCTACCGAGAAATCCAACAAGTTCAGATCTGACTAATTCTCTATGCTTCAAACCGCTCTCGATCAATTTCGAAGCATCTATTCCACGATGCCCGTTCCCTCGCGAATCATCGCGGGGTTGTTGCTGACTGCAATCATCGTGGCGATGGGTTTCTTGGTGCGTGGCAGCTCAACGCCCTCCTCGGAGTACTTGCTGGGTGGTCGCAGCTTCAGTGAACGAGACCTCGATGCAGCCGAAGTAGCGTTTGGCAACGCGGACCTTCGAGGATGGACCCGGGAAGGTCGTCGGATCAAGATTCCAATCGAATCACGCAGTGAATTCTTGAAAGCATTGGAAAGCTCCGCTTCGCTGCCTTTGTCATTGCGAACCAGCGTGCAAGCGGCGATCGAAAAAGCCAGCCCGTTTGAATCCAACGAACAACGCGTGGCTCGGGAACGAAACGCCAAGCTACTCGACATCGCTCGTAGCATCATGATGTTCCACGAAGTGCGCACCGCGAGAGTGGAATACGACTTGGGTGAGCGAATGGGACTTTCGCGTGCCCGGCCTCAATCCGCCAGCGTCACCGTTGAACCCGAAGGCATCGCCCCTTTGTCACGGGACCGAGTGATGCAAATCAAAGAGCTCGTCCGAGCTGCGTTTGCTGGTATGTCAACGGATGATGTCGTCGTGACTGACACCAACGGATCGTCGTCGTTCGATTTGGCCGATGACGACGACCCGCTTTCGCGAAAACGCCGCGAAGAGGAAGAGCGGTTCGAGATGAAGATCCGCAACCACCTGATGGGTTACGGAAAAATTCACGTGGCGACGCACGTTGAAATTGATCCGACGATGAGCACGGAAACTGCGAGCCTCAGCTACGAAGACCAACCCACCACGCTGAACGAAACATCTCGAAAACGCGAAACCGAATCATCACGCCCGATGCCTGGTGGCGTCCCCGGTGCTCAAACCAATGCACTGAGCAGCAACCGCCCAGTCAAACTGGATGCGACCGCGCAGACATCCAAAACCAAGGAAGACGAGCGGACTAGCAACCGAGTCGCCGGACAGGAGTACTCAACCACTCGCATGGCAGGACTGCCGGTCAAACGAGTAAAGGTCTCCATCGGCTTGCCACGAAGCTATTACAAAAAGGTTTGGACCAAACAGCAGCTCGAAACGAACCCAGACCAAACCGTGGACGACATCAAGCAGATGGAAACAACGGACTTGGTCACGTTGAAAGAACAAACCGAGACGGAGATTCAGCAAGCCGTCACAGCCTTGCTTCCCGATGTTGCCGCTGGAGAAGACCGGTTCCCGTTGGTTCAGGTTTGGGACTACATCGACTTGCCCGAGCCCGCATTGGATTCGCCCGCCACCACCGCGATTGCATTGTCTTGGCTATCGGACTCCTGGCAAACCTTGGCCATGCTTGGCCTGGCTGCTGCGGCACTGCTGATCGCTCGAAGCAGCGTGAAGTCACTGAGCGGCAATGCCGATCCAACGGACTTCAAAGAAGGATTCGGTTTGGAGCTCCCCGCTCCTCCGGTTGCCGTGGAAGAACAATCCGAAAAAGTCGAGGCGATGGAGATCACCGGCGGCTCATTGCAAGATGAGCTGGTTGCCTTGGTCGAAGACAACCCCGAAGTCGCCGCCAACGTGATTCGAAGCTGGGTCGGCGAAGCAGCCTAAGCCAGCCTGACTTCGTATCAATTGTTCGGCACTCGGTCCTCGGCATTCAGTGCCCACAGCTGGAGCAACCGCCGGCAGCTGGCGAAGCGGTTCCGCAGTTACCCGATTGGCAGCCACCGGTTTGGCATCCCATGCAATCGCAAGTTCCCAGCACGTGAGGACTCTTGTTGCGGCAGCGATTGCGAGTTTCCTCAGCGTACCCGGCCCAGATTCCTGAGTAAGAAGGTCGGCTGCGGAAGTACTCCAGCATCGAGCTTGGTGGTGGCAACGCGGGTGCTCGGTGTGGTCGACACTCACTCAGGCCAACGTTGCAACCGGCTTCGCAACCTTCAACGATCTCGCCGCAGGTGTTGCAGCCCTTCGAGCCGAGGCCTTTGAGCTTGCCGCCCAGTCCGCACGAAGTACATGCCTGGCAAGATGGATCCACGAGTTCACCGCACGAGTTGCATCCACCGCCGAGTCGTTTGGCCCATTTGAATTTCGGTCCGCA encodes the following:
- the fliE gene encoding flagellar hook-basal body complex protein FliE; the encoded protein is MRPVASFRPPPTFSALQGGASSQATKAAGVEQKASNQAFSLLDPNSTQPTSNDSSFGEMGNLLMNQVKGVNSMQNQADSMVHSMLTGGDVNEAEVLTSVQKADLAFRMLMQIRNKLMDAYREIQQVQI
- a CDS encoding ATP-binding protein, which codes for MSHHFIGQDNDPPLAILVETLASPMLIAHPAPVCLEVDMDDTLRLPVDQASFCQLMESLIRQALIEMPEGGELTITGCQTNTGIEIELADTGAEVEQRACKLPMIAAALSAELNWQDCPQGGSAVTVKFPHYQAAKRRAA
- a CDS encoding flagellar M-ring protein FliF C-terminal domain-containing protein; this translates as MLQTALDQFRSIYSTMPVPSRIIAGLLLTAIIVAMGFLVRGSSTPSSEYLLGGRSFSERDLDAAEVAFGNADLRGWTREGRRIKIPIESRSEFLKALESSASLPLSLRTSVQAAIEKASPFESNEQRVARERNAKLLDIARSIMMFHEVRTARVEYDLGERMGLSRARPQSASVTVEPEGIAPLSRDRVMQIKELVRAAFAGMSTDDVVVTDTNGSSSFDLADDDDPLSRKRREEEERFEMKIRNHLMGYGKIHVATHVEIDPTMSTETASLSYEDQPTTLNETSRKRETESSRPMPGGVPGAQTNALSSNRPVKLDATAQTSKTKEDERTSNRVAGQEYSTTRMAGLPVKRVKVSIGLPRSYYKKVWTKQQLETNPDQTVDDIKQMETTDLVTLKEQTETEIQQAVTALLPDVAAGEDRFPLVQVWDYIDLPEPALDSPATTAIALSWLSDSWQTLAMLGLAAAALLIARSSVKSLSGNADPTDFKEGFGLELPAPPVAVEEQSEKVEAMEITGGSLQDELVALVEDNPEVAANVIRSWVGEAA
- the flgC gene encoding flagellar basal body rod protein FlgC, producing the protein MISALDISTSALVAQRTRLNAISGNIANISSLVDENGNPSPYQARQVVFQTDETASPGDAAGVKVSEVMLDESEPLYRYQPDHPLAINEGKWEGYVAHPNIDLTTQMVDALESTRAYEANVGVIEISKSMSRQRLAILA
- a CDS encoding S26 family signal peptidase; amino-acid sequence: MSISSLTDIAAIFRSRISRRSMLAGAGWFAVGTAGCETQRETKTAFQVAGPSMAPTLWGPSVQFICAACKVPIRVDAEHWKTVRQRVAAVRERGASPPRCWHCGTPVDGDSIAQPTRIEPDVVTVVSPSLARIQQRLDTGDKPLVLLKHEDGIHVKRILAGPGQVVTADESGRLLVDAAPVALSDSPRLPIDIDEQRTGDIPSRWSCVDDVWQRDQEGIWSGASLGTKSKSGLVWLVYQHRNVYRGNVVSRVLDDCPANLGIDRRLHPVDDIGLAISIQPQAGVDVGKNQSRSDRRVHVISWTEQGSRVVSQTLPEQPSEIGSLIEFGPTSFRKGSELDASGLNSEGIPELSSKSPIAVGLDPRSVANARDLRLWRSIAWRAPQLSRWELGTDEWFVAGDNVPVSVDSRFWGPIRANQIVGVCEPLTQKS
- the lexA gene encoding transcriptional repressor LexA, producing MAKAQLTERQREVYELVRSLIRERGYGPTVREIGEHFGIRSPNGVMCHLRALERKGLITRKANKSRAIELTGEDARSPTGLPMAGIVRSQPTDIDVNATDVVDLGKILANGDRFVVQISGDSLAGRGIHDGDYIVINKQDEVQAGQLAAIETTPGNISLRYWHPINGHVELRNGDRNSPPVTVLNPKVVGVAVATVRTTL
- a CDS encoding undecaprenyl-diphosphate phosphatase, producing MQELIRVIILAVVQGIAEFLPISSSGHLVILGSMLGELGESVTLEIILHAGTLGSILVVFWQRIWALLLKDRRVIGLMVIGTLPAVVIGLTIKTQFPEILRSPLLAGAMLIVTGAMLIVLGRLTPKSGKYDRLGYGAAFLIGCFQAFAILPGISRSGSTILGGRLTGLDRDDSVTFSFLLAIPAILGATVLAIKDLLEDGTSGEASISTLLIGAAVAFAVGIVALKWLIRWSREDRLHWFAYWCIPAGLLVVLLHLR
- a CDS encoding flagellar basal body rod protein FlgB — its product is MFNPVASTTIGALEQTLAFTERRHELLAGNIANLSTPDYRSRDLDQAQFQTALAESIRDRGKGPSPAPSITQPDLSEGHIPPWVHDPFGTAIRGGSVGMPNPSSDEMSPQQLSALSPSRTAETVTRDDQFSGPRAAMEQVVFHDNSDVSLEQQVTEIAKNQHMHDLAVTTLRSQFELLRAAITERA